CCGGTGCTGGTGGAGATCGGCCCGAACGGCTCCAGCGCCTCGCACGCCGGCGACCCGACCGTGCTCTCCGACGTCTTCGCCCGGATCGGGGGAGCGACGGTCGGCAGGGCCACCGAGACCCTGGAGGTGAACAGCTCCGACGTGATCGGCGACGACCTGTGGCTGTGGCGCGCCGACCACGGCAACAGCGGCACGGTCGGCTGGAACACCAACACCGCCGCCAACGGACTGGTGGTCAACGGCGCCCGCGTGACCATGTACGGCCTTGCCGTCGAGCACTACCAGGCCGTCCAGACCCAGTGGAACGGCGACGGCGGAGCCGACTACTTCTACCAGAGCGAGATGCCCTACGACCCGCCGGACCAGGCCAGCTGGATGGACGGCTCGTCCGACGGCTACCCCTCGATCGCCCTCGCCGGCTCGGTGACCGGCTTCCAGGGCTACGGGCTCGGCGTCTACTGCTACTTCAGCGCGAACTCCGGCGTGGCCGCAGCCAACGCGTTCACCTCGCCCACCGTTTCCGGGGTGCAGTGGCACGACATGGTCACCGTCTCCCTGGGCGGCGTCGGCACCATCGACCACGTCATCGACGGCACCGGCCCCACGGTCCGCTCAGGCAGCACCGTCGGCTATCTGACCAGCTACAACTGACCGGCGGAGCGCGGAGCGCGGGACACGGCGGCCGGGGCCCCGGAGCACAGTTCCGGGGCCCCGGCCGTGGACCGCCTCGACGTCAGAAGGCCGTGCCGGGGGCGGACCCGCCGCGTACTACTCCGCGACCCCTCCTGGGAGCCGAGTTCCGAGCGACCGTGGACAGCCGGCCTGGCGCGGGTCCAAGCTGCCAGCGGGTCGGTCTCATAAGGGGGAAGCGTGGTCACAGGTGCCGAGGCGGCGAGTGTGGCGAAGCTCGGAGCGAGCATCGCCGAGGTGATCAGGAAGGCCACGCCGCCCGCGCAAGGATGGCCTGGCGCCCGCGAGGCGCTGATGGAGCTCTTCACCGTGCTGGACGAATGGTGTGCCGCCGCTGAGGAGAGCAATCACGCCGTCGAGTACGCCCTCGATGCCCGCTTGACCGGTTCGCCATGGTTCTATCGTGGCGGCCCTCCTCAAATGGCGCCAGACCACCGGATGCGCCTGCATCGGGGGTTCATCGAACGGATCACGGCGGATGCGGACCGGCTCCTCCAGCCGGCCGTTCCGTGGCTGCGGCGGTGGCGTGGATCGCGGAGTCGCGCCGAAGCGCGCCGCACCCTGCGCAGCATGATGCGGATCTACTGCCCGGAGGTCCTCGAGGCGTACGAGACGGCGGTCGCGGGCCGTGCGGCCTGGGTGCTGCAACATCGAGACGAATTCGTCGAGAGCCTGCGCGACCCCGGCATCTCGGCTGAGGAACTGCAGCGCACGCTGGACGAATTGGACGAATCGTTGCGAGACCTTCTGTCCGTCCGCGAGGAGATCGGCCGGCTCATCCGGGATAACTACCCCCTCGGCTCCGGATAGCAGTGGCTGACTCCTGGCGGACCGGTCCGGTCTGCGACATCGTCACCCGAAGATCGCCGTCGACTTCGAGCGCGGCCACTTCGTCGAGTGTCCCGACGACGAGTCAGGACGTGGCGTGGCTCCGGTCCGCGTGGTTTGTCGCCGTCACTCGATCCAACGGGCGGCGGCCTCGTAGGTGGTGGCTGGGCTGCTGTTGAAGGCGATGGCCGCATCGGGTGCGTGGCGCCGAATCAGGTTGATCACTAGCTCGAGGAGCGACCTGATCGTCTGAGTGCCGCAGGCCACCGCCGACGGTGACACACTCCCACCGGTGGGCTCGCAGTGCTTTCCCGACGACCGCTTCCACGTCGTCACTTCCATCGAGGCCGAACAGGCAGGTCTCCGCGCCCACGCCGTGTTCGGCGAACTTGTTCAGCCCCTCCTCGATCGCCTGGGCTGCCGGCTCGGGATCCCACGGCCCGGGCACCCGATACGGATCGAGCCCGATGACGAGGACGCGGGGTGCGGCGTCGGTGTCCATGGGACTCTGCAACGACTGAGTTGGCACACCCGACGGGCTGCTGGAACGGCGTCTCGAAAAGCCGGTCCGGCGCCTTGGCCTCATCAGGAGTGCTGCACTCCCGAGGTGATGGGGGTGTCACGCAGGTTGTATCAACATGCAAGATGTTGTGTCCTGTTATTCGAGATGATTGATACGGTCGCCCGACCAGTCCGAACGACCGGAGGGCGTGCTAGATGCTCAAGACCGTCATCCATGTGTTCCACGACGACGATGACTCGATCGCCACAGGAACCCGCGTAGCCCAGCGCATTCATGAGGTCGCGCCGGACCAGGGCAGCAGCGTCGAGGTCTTCTGCTTCGGGCCGGCCCAGCGCCGTCTCACGGACGGGGATGCCTCCGTGGCAAGCGCCACCTACAACCGTCAGATCGACGAGTTGATCGCCGACGGTGTCCTTGTCGGGGCCTGCGTCAACGCAGCCCGTGCCGAGGGAGTCGAAGCCGAACTCGCACGGCGCGGGCTCAATCTGCGGGTTGCCCGAGACGAGTTCCTGCGCTTCACACTCGAACACGCCACCGTGGTCACCTTCTAGTCTCGGGCATGGTCGTCCGGGCAGCCGAGTCCAGCAGGTGATCACTAAGCGAAAAGCGCCGCTCCCGAGCGAGAACGTCCGCGTGCCGGCCCTCGGCCGCTTGGGGTGAGCGCTGACCGCCCGCACAGCCCTGCGGGCGGAAGGATCGGGTAAACAGAGTGTTCCCCCATCGGCTCCGATGACTGTATGGCAGGCCCTGATGGGGGAACACCATGTTTACCTGAAAGCGTTGACGGGGCCCGTGGGCGCCCTCTAGGTTGAACGGCCATGGGCAGGGAGAGCGCGTCGGGCGACGCGCAGCGCAAGGTGCTGGACGCCGTCGCCGAATTGCTTACGGAGCTCGGCTATCTGGAGCTGACCGTCGACAAGGTCGCCAAGCGGGCCGGGGTGACGCGCAAGACCATCTACCGCCGGTGGCCGCACAAGGCCGCCTTGGTGGGGGAGCTCCTCATCCGGGACGCCCGGATGGACACCGTGCCCGAGCTCGGCGACAGCCGGGCCGAACTGCGCCGCCTGTTCGAGCTGATCCTCCGCGATGTGCAGGAGGAGGGCAGCCGCGTCCTGCCCGCCCTGTGGGCGAACATGGGTGATCCCGCGGTGATGGAGCGCTTCCGCCGCGAGGTGATCGCGCCGCGCCGGCTGGATGCCCGGGCCGTCGTCCAGCGGGCGATCGCACGCGGTGACCTCCCCTCCGACACCGACGTGGATCTGCTGATCGACACATGGTCGGGAGTCGTCCAGTTCCGCAGCGAGGTCCGCCGGGACGTCTTCCTGGCGTCCCAGGCCGATGAGCTGGTGGACCTGGCGCTGCGCGGCGGGGTCCCCCGGCTGCGCTCCTGAGTGGTCTGCGTTTTCATGCCTGCCCCGGCCCCCGCCCCAGAGATCTCCGAGGAGAGCTGCCATGCCCGAAACCATCGACCCGCCCAGAGACGTCTCCTCCGGCCAGAGGGGGCTCGGCGTAGGTCCGATGCTCGGCTCGATGGCCGTCGTCGAGGTCGTCAGCGGCTTCACCCAGCAGTATCTGTATCCGGTGCTGCCGACCGTCGGTTCCCAGCACGGGATCAGTGTCGTCCAGCTGTCCTGGATCTACGTGGTGCAACAGGTCGGGATGACGGTGTTCACCCCCGTGCTGTCCAGGCTGGGCGACAACCACGGCTACCGGAAGGTGCTGAGGCTGTCAGTGGCGATGGTGGCCTTCGGCTCGCTTTTGATGGCGGTGTGGCCGTCGCTGGGCGGCATCGCGCTGGGGGCGCTGCTGCAGGGCGGCGTGGTGGGCTTCATGCCGCTGATGATCGGAATCCTGCGGGACCGCGCGGGCGACGCGGGGGTCCGGCGCGGGATCGGCGCCCTGGCGGGGGTGCTGCTGGCGGCAGTCGGGGTGGCCGGGGTGGCGGCCGGTGCGGTGGCCGCGGTCAGCCCGGTGCTCGGGCTGTGGGCCGGGGCCGTCGTCGGGGTACTGGGTTTCACGGCCTGTCTGCTGATCCCCGCCGAACGCTCGGAACCGGTCGGTCAGGGATTCCCCCTGCTGCCGTGTGCCCTCCTCTCGGTGGGACTGATCGGGATCACCTTGGCGCTGTCCCAGGGCCCCGCTTGGGGCTGGGCGTCCTCCGCCACACTGATCAGTGCCGCGATCGGTGTACTGGCGGCTGCCGCCTGGCCATTCGCAGAGCTGAGAGCCGAGCGGCCGATGGTGGACGTCCGGATGTTCCGCAACCGCCGGGTGGCGCTGCTGTCGGTGGTGACCTTCTGCCTGTCCTTCGGCACCCTCGGCACCCTGGGCGCGAACTCCACCTTTCTGGGCGCCTCCCCGCACACCGCCGGATACGGCTTTGGACTGGGCTCGCTGGCGACCGGCTTCGCCTTGTTGCCCTTGTCGGCGACCGGGATGGCCGCCTCGCTGCTCACGCCGCGGGCTCTGCGGCTGCTGGGCGACCGCGTGACGGTGGCGATCGGCGGGTTGGCGGCGCTGGTGGGCTTCGGCGGACTGGCACTGCTGTACAGGACACTGACGGGCTGGGTAGTGACATCAGCGCTGGTCGGGATCGCCATGGGCGTCTTCGAATCGGCGACCCGGGCCCTTTCGGTGGAGGCCGTGCCCACGTCTGAGACGG
This DNA window, taken from Phaeacidiphilus oryzae TH49, encodes the following:
- a CDS encoding TetR/AcrR family transcriptional regulator: MGRESASGDAQRKVLDAVAELLTELGYLELTVDKVAKRAGVTRKTIYRRWPHKAALVGELLIRDARMDTVPELGDSRAELRRLFELILRDVQEEGSRVLPALWANMGDPAVMERFRREVIAPRRLDARAVVQRAIARGDLPSDTDVDLLIDTWSGVVQFRSEVRRDVFLASQADELVDLALRGGVPRLRS
- a CDS encoding MFS transporter: MPETIDPPRDVSSGQRGLGVGPMLGSMAVVEVVSGFTQQYLYPVLPTVGSQHGISVVQLSWIYVVQQVGMTVFTPVLSRLGDNHGYRKVLRLSVAMVAFGSLLMAVWPSLGGIALGALLQGGVVGFMPLMIGILRDRAGDAGVRRGIGALAGVLLAAVGVAGVAAGAVAAVSPVLGLWAGAVVGVLGFTACLLIPAERSEPVGQGFPLLPCALLSVGLIGITLALSQGPAWGWASSATLISAAIGVLAAAAWPFAELRAERPMVDVRMFRNRRVALLSVVTFCLSFGTLGTLGANSTFLGASPHTAGYGFGLGSLATGFALLPLSATGMAASLLTPRALRLLGDRVTVAIGGLAALVGFGGLALLYRTLTGWVVTSALVGIAMGVFESATRALSVEAVPTSETATAAGVNELVLSLGGAVGAALVSATLSAHADAADRVELGGYSTAWVICGLVGAAAAVAAGWLPRKTN